The following coding sequences lie in one Flagellimonas eckloniae genomic window:
- a CDS encoding penicillin acylase family protein, whose translation MKKLKKVLLVLISTLCLVVIGLLIFINSLKPDYNGKKTLSGIQTEVNVFYDAYGIPHIYANNKEDAFQSLGYVHAQDRLWQMELLRRIAKGGLSEVFGKDLVGTDKFFLSLGIDDYTTETVSNLDMESEMVTLSNAYLDGINQFIAEGPTPVEFYLTGLEKEPFSIEDVYNTMGYMAFSFAMAHKTDPLLTNLRNQLGDEYVNELAIESDTSTLWIKNFKKTVSDSLKTNITANVTSVMEKLPVPKFVGSNSWVLSPEKTKNGKVIFANDPHIEFAQPSVWYEAHVITPEYEKYGYHLAGVPFPILAHDRNLAFGLTMFENDDIDFYFEETHPSDSTKYKTESGWKNYEYVTKNIKVKDGETTIFKYKKTRHGPVLNNIADQIKGETPISMSWIYTQVDNEIMKGLYGMCTAKDIDEFKKALPKIHAPGLNIMYGDAKGNVAWWATAKLYQMPDSVSTKFVLNGASGEEERLDYLDFSENPSAINPPWNYVYSANNQPDSISGMVYPGYYLPENRAVRIVELLSSKDDWDLESTSKMTLDITSPINPKMVSELIKLLDITPLSNDQLVQLDALKNWDGTYTLESTSALLYHRCEYYVLKNTFEDEMGTEQFNQFLATHLFKRHIAFGTRKEKGIWWDNITTKDKVETRDEIALKSFADAWKSLVADFGPDPSEWTWDKAHTLEHPHPIGQVESLRKFFNVGPYPVEGTQEVINNMSFKYDSTGLYRVSSGPSTRRIIDFSDVENSISILPTGQSGNPLSKYYKDQAELFVNGEFRKMMMNKEEIEETAASLLVFKPSKE comes from the coding sequence GTGAAAAAATTAAAAAAAGTACTTCTCGTACTTATTAGTACCCTATGCCTTGTTGTCATTGGTCTGCTGATATTCATAAATTCCCTTAAGCCAGATTACAACGGAAAAAAGACATTATCAGGAATACAAACCGAGGTCAACGTATTTTACGACGCCTACGGAATCCCTCATATATATGCTAACAATAAAGAAGATGCTTTCCAAAGCTTGGGATATGTCCATGCCCAAGATCGTCTATGGCAAATGGAATTGTTAAGGAGAATAGCAAAAGGAGGACTTTCCGAAGTTTTTGGCAAAGATTTAGTAGGAACGGACAAGTTTTTTCTTTCTCTTGGAATAGATGATTATACAACGGAAACGGTTTCCAACTTGGATATGGAAAGCGAAATGGTAACGCTCTCAAATGCTTATCTAGACGGAATTAATCAGTTTATAGCAGAAGGCCCAACCCCAGTGGAATTTTATCTTACTGGCTTGGAAAAAGAACCATTTTCCATCGAAGATGTATACAACACTATGGGTTATATGGCCTTTAGTTTTGCAATGGCCCATAAAACAGACCCGTTGTTGACCAACCTTAGAAATCAGCTCGGGGATGAATATGTAAATGAATTGGCAATAGAGTCAGATACATCAACCCTTTGGATCAAGAATTTCAAAAAAACCGTTTCAGATTCCCTAAAAACGAACATCACGGCGAACGTTACCAGTGTTATGGAAAAACTCCCTGTACCAAAGTTTGTTGGAAGCAATAGCTGGGTGCTATCACCAGAGAAAACCAAAAATGGCAAGGTTATATTCGCAAACGATCCCCATATAGAATTTGCTCAACCTTCTGTTTGGTATGAAGCCCATGTCATAACCCCGGAATATGAAAAATACGGATACCACTTGGCGGGGGTCCCATTTCCCATTCTTGCCCACGATAGAAATCTGGCATTTGGATTGACAATGTTTGAGAATGACGATATTGATTTTTATTTTGAAGAAACCCATCCATCGGACAGTACAAAATATAAAACCGAATCTGGTTGGAAAAATTATGAGTATGTAACAAAAAACATTAAGGTAAAGGATGGGGAAACTACTATTTTCAAATACAAGAAAACAAGGCATGGCCCAGTGCTTAACAATATAGCCGATCAAATTAAGGGAGAAACACCGATTTCGATGTCTTGGATCTACACACAAGTGGACAATGAGATAATGAAAGGTTTATATGGTATGTGCACGGCCAAGGATATTGATGAGTTTAAGAAAGCCCTACCCAAAATACATGCCCCGGGCTTAAATATAATGTATGGGGATGCCAAGGGTAATGTAGCCTGGTGGGCAACTGCAAAATTGTATCAGATGCCAGATAGTGTATCTACCAAATTTGTGCTAAATGGAGCTTCTGGTGAGGAAGAACGTTTAGATTATTTGGATTTTTCAGAGAACCCAAGCGCCATAAACCCTCCATGGAATTATGTATACTCGGCTAACAACCAACCTGATTCCATTTCTGGAATGGTTTATCCTGGCTACTACCTCCCAGAAAACAGAGCTGTTAGGATTGTAGAGCTGTTAAGCTCAAAAGATGATTGGGACCTGGAATCCACTTCTAAAATGACACTTGACATTACTTCTCCCATTAATCCAAAAATGGTGTCCGAATTGATAAAACTCTTGGATATCACCCCTTTATCAAATGACCAATTGGTACAATTAGACGCACTTAAAAATTGGGATGGAACGTATACTTTGGAAAGCACAAGTGCCCTACTTTATCATAGATGCGAATATTATGTGCTTAAAAACACTTTTGAAGACGAAATGGGTACAGAACAATTTAATCAGTTCTTGGCAACGCATTTATTCAAACGTCACATTGCCTTTGGCACTCGAAAGGAAAAAGGAATATGGTGGGATAATATTACAACTAAGGATAAAGTTGAAACCAGGGATGAAATCGCATTAAAATCATTTGCGGATGCATGGAAATCATTGGTTGCTGATTTTGGTCCAGACCCAAGTGAATGGACCTGGGATAAAGCCCATACATTGGAACACCCACATCCTATTGGTCAAGTGGAATCCTTGCGTAAATTTTTTAATGTAGGCCCATACCCGGTAGAGGGTACACAAGAAGTAATCAACAATATGAGCTTTAAATATGATAGTACAGGTCTCTATCGTGTAAGTTCTGGACCATCTACGCGTCGTATAATTGATTTTTCAGACGTGGAAAACAGTATAAGCATCTTGCCAACAGGACAATCAGGAAACCCCCTGAGCAAATACTATAAGGATCAAGCGGAACTTTTTGTAAATGGAGAATTTAGAAAAATGATGATGAACAAGGAGGAGATCGAGGAGACCGCAGCCTCATTACTTGTTTTTAAACCCTCAAAGGAGTAA
- a CDS encoding protein-disulfide reductase DsbD family protein, with protein MRFLFLFLGLFFANLTSQGQTGDNPALWSHEVKKLSDSEYDLVFQGEILEGWHVYSQYTAEGGSLPSEFTFEGAGEDYELVGKTTESKTITEFSDVFEVDETFFKKEAIFTQRIKLLKSNVTQVSVNLFYQICKEVCIPKDELFQISLDGSDFVSQEKNLDERSLALGTSLKLDLKNKALLNQGTLQGEQGKSNLWMVFGLGFLGGLIALLTPCVFPMIPLTVSFFTKQSQQKSKGIANAILYGFFIVLIYFLLSLPFHLFDSIDSQILNTIATNIWLNVFFFIIFVFFAFSFFGYYELTLPSSWANKMDAASSKVGGGMGIFFMALTLAIVSFSCTGPILGGLLGSTTLADGNVATNLSAGMVGFGLALALPFALFALFPAWLNSLPKSGGWMTTVKVVLGFLELALAFKFLSNADLVGNWGIFKREIFLGIWIVLFVLLALYLFGIFRFPHDGPKQKISLTRKLIGLVSIVFSVYLVLGLFTVTNLKLLSGFPPPDFYSITETESDCPLGLDCFKDFEEGVAYAQEVNKPILLDFTGWACVNCRKMEENVWSDASIYPILKDEYVLISLYVDDRKELPEEEKFDFKYDSGRIKTIETIGQKWGTFQTINFNAASQPYYVLLSPNLEILNKSVQYVDADVYEKWLKSGLEKYQLSMNK; from the coding sequence ATGAGGTTTTTGTTTCTATTCTTGGGATTGTTTTTTGCCAATTTGACTAGTCAAGGGCAAACTGGGGATAACCCAGCGCTATGGTCACATGAAGTAAAGAAGCTATCGGATTCAGAATATGATCTAGTATTTCAAGGAGAAATTTTAGAAGGTTGGCATGTCTATTCCCAATATACGGCAGAAGGCGGCTCACTTCCTAGTGAGTTTACATTTGAAGGAGCTGGTGAGGACTACGAATTGGTCGGAAAAACCACTGAGAGCAAAACCATAACAGAATTTAGTGACGTTTTCGAGGTTGATGAAACCTTTTTCAAGAAAGAAGCCATTTTTACACAACGGATTAAGCTCTTAAAATCAAATGTTACCCAGGTTTCGGTCAATTTATTCTATCAGATATGTAAGGAGGTCTGTATCCCAAAAGATGAATTATTCCAGATTTCACTGGATGGGAGCGATTTCGTAAGCCAGGAAAAGAATCTGGACGAACGTAGCCTTGCGCTGGGCACATCATTAAAGTTGGATTTAAAAAACAAAGCACTTTTAAATCAGGGCACTTTGCAAGGAGAACAGGGTAAATCTAACCTATGGATGGTATTTGGTTTAGGATTTTTAGGAGGTCTAATCGCATTGTTGACCCCCTGCGTTTTTCCAATGATACCCCTTACCGTTTCTTTTTTTACAAAACAGTCCCAACAAAAATCAAAAGGTATCGCAAATGCCATTTTATATGGATTCTTTATTGTGCTGATTTATTTTTTATTGAGCCTGCCATTTCATTTGTTTGATTCCATAGACTCCCAAATTCTAAATACGATTGCAACCAACATTTGGTTGAATGTCTTTTTCTTCATCATTTTTGTGTTTTTTGCCTTCTCATTTTTTGGATATTACGAGTTGACATTGCCCAGTTCCTGGGCCAACAAAATGGACGCGGCTTCTTCCAAGGTAGGAGGTGGAATGGGAATATTTTTTATGGCATTGACCCTTGCCATAGTTTCATTTTCATGTACCGGACCAATTTTGGGAGGACTTTTGGGAAGCACCACCTTGGCTGATGGAAACGTGGCAACGAACCTATCGGCCGGAATGGTTGGTTTTGGTTTGGCCTTGGCCTTGCCTTTCGCATTATTTGCCCTTTTCCCAGCTTGGTTAAATTCTTTGCCAAAATCAGGTGGATGGATGACCACTGTAAAAGTGGTGTTGGGATTTTTAGAGTTGGCACTTGCATTTAAATTTCTTTCTAATGCTGATTTAGTAGGAAATTGGGGGATTTTTAAGAGAGAAATATTTTTAGGGATTTGGATAGTACTTTTTGTACTATTGGCACTGTACCTTTTTGGAATATTTAGATTTCCACATGACGGTCCAAAACAAAAAATTTCCCTGACTCGAAAACTCATTGGATTGGTTAGCATTGTTTTTTCCGTATACCTTGTATTGGGTCTATTTACTGTTACAAACCTTAAACTACTTAGTGGTTTTCCTCCTCCTGATTTCTATAGTATAACAGAAACAGAAAGTGACTGTCCGTTAGGTTTGGATTGTTTTAAGGATTTTGAAGAAGGGGTCGCTTACGCACAGGAAGTAAATAAACCTATTTTGTTGGATTTCACAGGGTGGGCCTGTGTGAATTGCCGAAAAATGGAAGAAAATGTATGGAGCGATGCAAGCATCTATCCAATCCTAAAGGATGAATACGTATTGATTTCATTATATGTTGATGATAGAAAAGAGCTTCCGGAAGAAGAAAAGTTTGATTTTAAATACGATTCTGGAAGAATTAAGACTATTGAAACCATAGGACAAAAATGGGGCACTTTCCAAACCATAAACTTCAATGCTGCATCCCAGCCGTATTATGTGCTGCTCTCTCCAAACCTCGAAATCTTGAACAAATCTGTGCAATATGTTGATGCAGATGTCTATGAAAAGTGGTTGAAATCTGGTTTGGAAAAGTATCAGCTTTCCATGAACAAATAA
- the tilS gene encoding tRNA lysidine(34) synthetase TilS, whose product MLTQFIAHIKTGFPFLKEKRLLLACSGGVDSVVLAHLCIKLGLNITLAHCNFNLRGLESDENELFVRELAKQLNIAILVKSFHTKEYVQTHKGSVQMAARELRYQWFHEIMDAEGFDFVLTAHHADDSLETFVINLSRGTGIDGLSGIPAQNGRVFRPLLNFSRNEILEFAKAEHIKWREDSSNAENKYLRNKIRHEIVPKLKELHPTFLENFKKTQEHLIQTNALVQNHINELKEKLFVQEVGHYRIRIEDLAELHPIEPYLYQLFNEFGFTEWEDVKGLLTAMSGKKVESKTHSLIKDREHLLLSKKETKKKTVFVISEDDNHIINPVQLKIETVKTLQNPLQNVIYIDKEKLNYPLLLRNWEKGDYFYPFGMQGKKKLSKFFKDEKTDVLSKEKQWLLCSGNNIVWVVGKRLDERFKVDELTKSIIKITLSV is encoded by the coding sequence ATGTTGACGCAATTCATAGCTCATATTAAAACTGGTTTTCCCTTCTTAAAGGAGAAGCGGTTGCTATTGGCTTGTAGTGGGGGAGTGGATAGTGTTGTGTTGGCACATTTATGCATTAAACTGGGGTTGAATATTACATTGGCACATTGCAATTTTAACCTTAGAGGATTAGAAAGTGACGAAAATGAATTGTTTGTCCGAGAGCTGGCCAAGCAATTAAATATAGCTATCCTGGTAAAATCCTTTCACACAAAAGAGTATGTCCAAACCCATAAGGGTTCGGTGCAGATGGCAGCGAGGGAACTACGCTATCAATGGTTTCACGAAATTATGGATGCTGAAGGTTTTGATTTTGTGTTGACGGCACATCATGCAGACGATAGTTTGGAAACATTTGTAATAAATCTTTCAAGAGGGACGGGTATTGATGGTTTATCTGGAATTCCAGCTCAAAACGGACGTGTGTTTAGGCCACTTTTGAATTTTTCTCGAAATGAAATCCTAGAATTTGCAAAAGCAGAGCATATTAAATGGAGAGAGGATAGTAGCAATGCAGAAAATAAATATTTGCGGAATAAAATCCGTCATGAAATTGTGCCCAAATTAAAAGAACTGCACCCAACATTTTTGGAGAATTTTAAAAAGACACAAGAGCATTTAATTCAAACTAATGCCCTAGTTCAGAATCATATCAATGAGCTCAAGGAGAAGTTATTTGTGCAGGAGGTAGGCCATTACAGAATACGTATAGAAGATTTAGCGGAATTGCATCCTATTGAACCTTATCTATATCAACTTTTTAATGAATTTGGATTTACCGAATGGGAGGATGTTAAAGGACTTTTAACCGCTATGAGCGGCAAAAAAGTAGAATCAAAAACCCATAGCCTTATTAAAGACAGAGAACATTTACTGCTTTCCAAAAAGGAGACTAAGAAAAAAACGGTCTTTGTGATTTCAGAAGATGATAACCATATTATAAATCCAGTCCAATTAAAGATTGAAACCGTAAAAACCTTGCAAAATCCCTTGCAAAATGTAATTTATATAGATAAGGAAAAGTTAAACTATCCGTTACTATTAAGGAATTGGGAAAAAGGCGACTATTTTTATCCCTTTGGTATGCAAGGAAAAAAGAAACTGTCAAAATTCTTTAAAGATGAAAAGACAGATGTCCTGTCCAAGGAAAAACAATGGCTGTTATGTTCGGGAAATAACATTGTTTGGGTTGTTGGTAAAAGATTGGATGAGCGTTTTAAGGTTGATGAATTAACAAAAAGTATTATAAAAATTACACTTTCTGTATGA
- a CDS encoding HlyD family secretion protein translates to MPNNIELRSEEVQEILSFVPNWMIRWGNTLIFILFIGLLLMSWFIKYPDTIQAEVIITTTLPPEKVYAASGGQLEAILVKNNDFVTKGTFLGIIENTSNYEDVLLLKQIVDTLKIDYKDFYFPIEQIPILFLGDLESEYALFEQSYTEYILNKDLDPFSNESSTNKLSIQEAKTRLNILVSQQALNKSELNLKQKDFERFKLLFEKGAISAQELDQKQLEYLQAQRSFQNIEASISQLRETIYASRNSLKNTEFKKTRDESSLLKKTIQSYNQLKKSIKNWELHYALKSSISGQVSLLNFNNENQTVNAGDLVFTIIPQGYQNYIGKIKAPAQNSGKIKPGQDVKIRLANYPYTEFGVLEGNIKNISMVTDVDGNYLIDVSLPKKLITTYNIEIDFKQEMIGSVEIITEDLRLIERFFYQFKSIFTR, encoded by the coding sequence ATGCCGAATAACATAGAATTACGTAGCGAAGAAGTTCAAGAGATTTTAAGTTTTGTCCCCAATTGGATGATTCGCTGGGGCAATACCTTAATTTTTATTCTTTTTATTGGATTATTGTTAATGTCTTGGTTCATTAAATATCCAGATACTATTCAAGCAGAAGTAATAATCACTACAACGCTACCACCAGAGAAAGTATATGCGGCCAGCGGTGGTCAGTTAGAAGCAATCTTGGTCAAAAATAATGATTTTGTTACCAAAGGAACTTTCTTGGGAATCATTGAAAATACATCCAATTATGAAGATGTGCTCTTACTAAAGCAAATTGTGGATACTTTGAAAATTGACTATAAAGATTTTTACTTCCCAATAGAACAGATTCCTATCCTCTTTTTGGGGGACTTAGAATCGGAATATGCCTTATTTGAACAGAGCTACACGGAATACATTCTAAACAAAGACTTGGATCCTTTTTCCAATGAATCTTCAACCAACAAATTGTCTATTCAAGAAGCGAAAACAAGATTGAATATTCTAGTATCTCAACAGGCTTTGAATAAAAGCGAACTCAACCTTAAACAAAAGGATTTTGAACGGTTTAAACTATTGTTTGAAAAAGGAGCGATATCCGCACAAGAACTAGATCAAAAACAACTGGAATATCTACAAGCCCAGAGGTCTTTCCAAAATATAGAGGCATCCATCTCCCAGCTGCGTGAAACTATTTATGCTTCACGGAACAGTTTGAAAAACACCGAATTCAAAAAAACTCGGGATGAAAGTAGCTTGTTAAAAAAAACAATTCAATCTTATAATCAGCTTAAAAAAAGTATTAAAAATTGGGAGTTGCATTACGCTTTAAAATCTTCGATTTCGGGACAAGTCTCATTATTAAACTTTAATAATGAAAACCAAACTGTAAATGCCGGAGATTTAGTTTTTACAATTATACCTCAAGGCTACCAAAACTACATTGGAAAAATAAAAGCTCCAGCCCAAAACTCCGGTAAAATAAAACCAGGACAAGATGTAAAGATAAGATTAGCTAATTACCCATATACAGAGTTTGGGGTTTTGGAAGGAAACATCAAAAACATATCAATGGTTACTGATGTTGATGGAAACTATCTCATTGATGTAAGCTTACCCAAAAAACTGATTACCACATATAACATTGAAATTGATTTTAAACAAGAAATGATTGGATCGGTTGAGATTATAACGGAAGACTTAAGATTAATTGAGCGATTTTTTTATCAATTTAAAAGTATTTTTACCCGATAA
- a CDS encoding carboxypeptidase-like regulatory domain-containing protein produces MKRILVSLMLLASMQYVHSQVEIPKISVSFNDTDLKEALSAIEEKTEYSFFYIESWLKGVKVSGEYTDLRIDEVLEELFKNTAFNFHIMDEQRIFLLQNNQIYNSLPKVFFGKEEELTDSEIEFEELENLAPLFVETDENDINKELKVVKIGKENKSNRRRTFTLTGKAVNAKGQPIPDLAIILQGKDVGTSTNVNGNYSIDLPAGENILETKGLGIQGSRTKIILYNDGVFNFQLNESLEVLDEVIVEANRDRNVETALTGVTLIEVEKIKNIPLVLGERDVLKAAVTLPGITTAGEGAAGYNVRGGRADQNLILLDDGVIYNPSHFFGIFSAINPYSTGLAEIYKGNIPAEFGGRLSSVFDITTKDGNTQKFAGEASIGPVTSNIVLETPILKDKSALLIGGRGTYSDWILRALDDEQLSNSTASFFDLIAKYNHTINDNNEIKATGYFSRDAFSITSDSIFDYSNRLVSLKWDHKFNEKNTGSLILSNSEYKFGIEFDGESNDDFDLGYKNNETEIKIKIKYLHSDKHKFDYGLSSKLYVVNPGEIAPLTSDSDVSTLTLAEEKGLESAIFLSDRYKVSDKLLVDMGLRYSFYAALGASAQRIYEDNAPRSSATLTEIEEFDKNEVIETFGGPEVRLSARYFIKPDFSVKASLNNAFQYIHTLSNNTTASPTDTWKLSDLNIKPQEAYQASLGFYKNLEGNKYELSIEGYYKQQRNLLDYKVGAQLLLNQAIETEVLQGDGKAYGVEFLLKKNEGRLNGWLGYTYSRSFVKLDSEFNEEVVNNGDFFPSNYDKPHDISVVANYKFTKRFSASANFVCQTGRPVTFPIGSFTFNNSEFVLYSDRNKFRIPDYYRLDLSFNVEGNHKIKKFAHSFWSFSIYNVLGRNNPYSVFFVTEDGGIKAFQSSIFSIPVPTITYNFKF; encoded by the coding sequence ATGAAAAGAATCCTAGTGAGCCTCATGCTTTTAGCAAGCATGCAATATGTACATTCCCAAGTGGAGATTCCAAAGATTTCGGTGTCTTTCAACGATACAGATTTAAAAGAGGCACTTTCTGCTATTGAAGAGAAAACAGAATACAGTTTTTTCTATATCGAATCATGGTTAAAAGGGGTAAAGGTTTCCGGAGAATATACAGATTTAAGAATTGATGAAGTCCTGGAAGAATTATTCAAGAATACGGCATTCAATTTCCACATCATGGACGAACAAAGAATATTTCTACTGCAGAATAACCAAATATACAATTCCTTGCCGAAGGTTTTTTTTGGAAAAGAAGAAGAGCTGACCGACTCCGAAATTGAGTTTGAAGAATTAGAAAATTTAGCTCCTTTGTTTGTGGAAACAGATGAGAATGACATAAACAAAGAATTAAAAGTTGTTAAAATTGGAAAAGAAAATAAGAGCAATCGAAGAAGGACATTTACACTGACTGGAAAAGCTGTTAATGCTAAAGGGCAGCCTATCCCAGATTTAGCTATTATTCTTCAAGGAAAAGATGTTGGTACATCTACTAATGTAAATGGAAATTATAGCATTGACCTTCCTGCAGGTGAAAACATTTTAGAAACCAAAGGACTTGGTATTCAAGGTTCAAGAACCAAAATTATTCTGTATAATGATGGTGTTTTTAATTTTCAACTGAATGAAAGTCTAGAGGTATTGGACGAGGTTATTGTAGAGGCAAATAGAGATAGAAATGTAGAAACGGCATTGACGGGGGTAACCTTGATTGAAGTTGAGAAAATAAAGAACATTCCTTTGGTACTGGGGGAAAGGGATGTATTGAAAGCAGCAGTTACTTTACCTGGTATTACCACTGCTGGTGAGGGGGCCGCAGGTTATAATGTAAGAGGAGGGAGAGCAGACCAAAATCTAATCTTATTGGATGATGGGGTTATTTACAATCCATCTCATTTTTTTGGCATTTTTTCTGCAATTAACCCATATAGTACAGGGTTGGCGGAGATTTACAAAGGAAATATTCCTGCGGAATTTGGAGGAAGGCTTTCCTCGGTCTTTGATATTACCACCAAAGATGGAAACACACAAAAATTTGCAGGAGAGGCTTCCATAGGACCGGTAACAAGCAATATTGTACTTGAAACCCCTATACTAAAAGATAAATCGGCATTGCTTATTGGTGGCAGGGGTACTTATTCAGATTGGATATTACGCGCATTGGATGATGAGCAACTGAGTAATAGTACAGCCTCATTTTTCGACCTCATCGCTAAGTACAACCATACCATAAATGACAATAACGAAATAAAAGCTACGGGCTATTTTAGTCGAGATGCCTTTAGCATTACATCAGATTCCATATTTGATTACAGCAATAGATTGGTTTCATTGAAATGGGACCATAAGTTTAATGAAAAGAACACAGGAAGTCTCATACTTTCCAATAGCGAATATAAATTTGGGATTGAGTTTGATGGTGAATCCAACGATGATTTTGATTTAGGGTATAAAAACAACGAAACCGAGATTAAGATTAAGATAAAATACCTTCATAGTGATAAACACAAATTTGATTATGGTTTATCCAGTAAGCTTTATGTTGTAAACCCTGGAGAAATTGCCCCGCTAACTTCAGATTCTGATGTTTCAACTTTGACCCTGGCTGAAGAAAAAGGTCTGGAGTCTGCTATTTTTTTATCTGACAGGTATAAAGTAAGCGATAAGTTGTTAGTGGATATGGGCCTCAGGTATTCCTTTTATGCTGCGCTTGGTGCTTCAGCACAGCGGATTTATGAAGACAACGCACCTCGAAGTAGCGCCACTTTAACAGAAATAGAGGAATTTGATAAAAACGAAGTAATAGAAACATTTGGAGGTCCGGAAGTACGGCTTTCCGCAAGGTATTTCATCAAGCCTGACTTTTCAGTGAAAGCAAGCCTTAATAATGCTTTTCAGTACATTCATACGTTATCCAATAATACCACGGCATCTCCAACAGATACATGGAAATTATCCGATTTAAACATCAAGCCCCAAGAAGCATATCAAGCTTCTTTAGGTTTTTATAAAAACTTAGAAGGTAATAAGTATGAACTAAGCATTGAAGGTTATTATAAACAGCAAAGAAATTTGTTGGACTATAAGGTTGGGGCCCAACTACTGCTTAATCAAGCTATTGAGACAGAGGTGTTACAAGGAGATGGAAAAGCCTATGGGGTCGAATTCTTACTAAAGAAAAACGAAGGAAGGCTAAACGGTTGGTTGGGTTATACATACTCAAGATCATTTGTGAAATTGGATAGTGAATTCAATGAAGAAGTAGTGAACAACGGTGATTTTTTTCCATCAAATTATGATAAACCACACGATATAAGTGTCGTGGCCAACTACAAGTTTACCAAGAGGTTTAGTGCATCGGCCAATTTTGTATGCCAAACAGGAAGACCTGTAACTTTTCCCATAGGAAGCTTTACGTTCAATAATTCTGAGTTTGTGTTATATAGTGACCGGAATAAGTTCAGAATTCCAGACTACTATCGATTGGATTTGAGTTTTAATGTAGAGGGAAATCATAAAATAAAGAAGTTTGCCCATAGTTTTTGGAGTTTTTCCATCTATAACGTATTGGGAAGAAATAACCCGTATTCAGTATTCTTTGTTACAGAAGATGGAGGGATAAAGGCCTTTCAAAGTTCTATTTTCTCCATACCGGTGCCCACAATAACATATAATTTCAAATTTTGA
- a CDS encoding DUF4249 domain-containing protein, which translates to MLEIKVGSILFEKNLFFSALLIFLMNSCIEPFDTEFVGFESVLVIEATITNETKQQKVYLTRTFEFEVDNTTAVRNASVEVTDDTGSTFTFLESEPGIYVSVDTFSALPDRNYKLSISTQDGKSYGSSEMQLTQATQLDNITARRITNDDGIDGIAILADSFDPTGSSVNYRYDYEETYKIIAPKWSAIDLEGDPAGGCGLVKIRNVRDEQICYNTDFSNEIILTNTGDLAEDRVAEFVVRFINRDNYIISHRYSILVRQYIQSNEAYIFYDNLNQFSQSESLFSETQPGFLKGNITSDQDENEKVLGFFDVSSISEKRIFFDYTDFYPNEPLPPYVDPCNNNSPPLVDALGGCLLRPIFEDKSARYWADNPTPGPQEGPFFIVNRVCGDCTLLGKTEIPSFWVE; encoded by the coding sequence ATGCTAGAGATAAAAGTTGGAAGCATACTATTTGAAAAAAATCTTTTTTTTTCTGCACTGCTTATTTTTTTGATGAATAGCTGTATTGAACCTTTTGATACGGAATTTGTCGGCTTTGAAAGTGTTTTGGTAATTGAAGCCACCATTACCAATGAAACAAAGCAACAAAAAGTTTATTTGACCCGGACTTTTGAGTTTGAGGTCGATAACACTACAGCAGTTAGAAATGCAAGTGTTGAAGTGACCGATGATACCGGTAGTACCTTTACTTTTCTTGAATCCGAACCGGGTATCTATGTTTCGGTTGATACATTTTCGGCATTACCGGACAGAAACTATAAACTTTCCATTAGTACACAAGATGGAAAATCGTATGGTTCAAGTGAAATGCAATTAACACAGGCAACCCAACTGGATAACATTACGGCCAGAAGAATTACAAATGACGATGGTATTGACGGTATTGCAATTTTGGCGGACAGCTTTGATCCTACTGGTAGTTCTGTAAACTACCGCTATGATTACGAAGAAACCTATAAAATAATTGCTCCCAAATGGTCGGCGATAGATTTGGAAGGAGACCCAGCCGGAGGTTGTGGGCTTGTTAAAATAAGAAATGTACGGGATGAACAAATATGTTACAACACGGATTTTTCCAATGAAATTATATTGACCAACACAGGCGATTTAGCAGAAGATCGGGTAGCGGAATTTGTGGTTCGCTTTATCAATAGGGACAATTATATCATATCCCATCGATATTCAATTCTTGTTCGGCAATATATACAATCCAATGAAGCCTATATTTTTTATGATAATTTGAATCAATTTTCCCAGAGTGAAAGTCTTTTTTCGGAAACGCAACCTGGATTTCTAAAAGGCAATATTACATCTGATCAAGATGAAAACGAGAAGGTATTGGGCTTTTTTGATGTCTCATCCATTTCAGAGAAACGTATCTTTTTTGATTATACCGACTTTTATCCAAATGAGCCATTGCCTCCATATGTAGATCCTTGTAATAATAACTCGCCCCCCCTGGTAGATGCACTGGGAGGCTGTCTGCTTCGTCCAATATTTGAAGATAAATCAGCTCGGTATTGGGCAGATAATCCGACACCTGGACCACAAGAAGGCCCTTTTTTTATTGTTAATAGAGTCTGTGGTGATTGCACCTTATTGGGAAAAACAGAAATACCAAGTTTTTGGGTCGAATAA